A window of Gammaproteobacteria bacterium contains these coding sequences:
- the ileS gene encoding isoleucine--tRNA ligase gives MSEYKSTLNLPKTAFPMKGNLAQREPERLKRWQEDNLYAQVRAACDGRPLYVLHDGPPYANGEIHIGHAVNKILKDIIIKSKTLSGFDADYVPGWDCHGLPIELMVEKKIGKAGHKVDAKTFRQACRDYAAKQVDKQRTDFIRLGVVGDWQNPYRTMDYKFEANIVRSLGKIIKAGHISQGFKPVYWCTDCGSALAEAEVEYQDKQSPAIDVKFNFVDVAALSKIANVSLPGNAKASVVIWTTTPWTLPANQAVCLHPDVDYAIVEIASKQGAEYLLLAEVLIESAIGRYNVTEHNVLATIKGQHLEGVKLTHPFYDRQVPVILGDHVTAESGTGAVHTAPGHGQDDYVVGLTYGLPVDNPVASNGVFVEGTEYVAGHHIFKANALVIDLLVERKALLNHVPINHSYPHCWRHKTPLIFRATPQWFISMQQQGLRDRVMKSIDTVEWLPAWGKARIESMLENRPDWCISRQRTWGVPIALFIDKETGALHPDTEQLIEQVALLIEESGIDAWFDLSPSDIGVDESRYDKVTDTLDVWFDSGVSHAAVLGQRDSLPFPADLYLEGSDQHRGWFQSSLLSSVAMHADAGADACYGAPYKAVLTHGFTVDAKGMKMSKSKGNVIAPQKVMNQLGADVLR, from the coding sequence ATGAGTGAATATAAAAGCACCTTAAACCTTCCCAAAACTGCTTTTCCAATGAAAGGTAATCTGGCTCAGCGTGAGCCCGAGAGGCTTAAGCGTTGGCAGGAAGATAATCTCTATGCGCAAGTACGCGCTGCTTGTGATGGCCGGCCGCTTTATGTGCTGCATGATGGGCCTCCCTATGCTAACGGCGAAATCCATATTGGTCATGCCGTTAACAAGATTTTAAAAGACATCATTATCAAGTCCAAGACCTTAAGTGGTTTTGATGCTGACTATGTGCCGGGCTGGGATTGCCACGGTTTACCGATTGAATTGATGGTGGAAAAAAAGATTGGTAAGGCCGGACATAAAGTCGATGCCAAGACGTTTCGCCAAGCCTGTCGCGATTATGCCGCCAAGCAAGTGGATAAACAACGGACAGATTTCATTCGTCTTGGCGTGGTGGGCGATTGGCAAAATCCGTATCGCACAATGGATTATAAATTTGAAGCAAACATTGTGCGTAGCCTGGGCAAGATTATTAAAGCGGGTCATATAAGCCAGGGTTTTAAACCGGTTTATTGGTGCACAGATTGTGGTTCTGCTTTGGCCGAGGCCGAGGTTGAATATCAAGATAAACAATCACCGGCCATCGATGTTAAATTTAACTTTGTTGATGTCGCCGCACTGTCTAAAATTGCTAATGTTTCTTTGCCAGGCAATGCCAAGGCGTCTGTTGTTATATGGACAACCACACCGTGGACTTTGCCGGCAAACCAGGCCGTGTGTCTGCATCCTGATGTTGATTATGCGATAGTGGAAATAGCTAGCAAACAGGGGGCAGAATATTTGTTATTGGCAGAGGTGTTGATCGAGTCTGCCATCGGGCGTTACAACGTTACTGAGCATAACGTGCTGGCCACGATAAAAGGCCAACACCTAGAAGGCGTGAAGCTGACGCACCCGTTTTACGATAGACAAGTGCCGGTTATTCTTGGCGATCATGTCACGGCTGAATCCGGCACCGGTGCAGTACATACTGCCCCTGGTCATGGCCAGGATGACTATGTTGTTGGTTTGACGTACGGTTTGCCTGTCGATAATCCTGTAGCAAGTAACGGTGTATTTGTTGAAGGGACTGAGTATGTAGCGGGTCATCACATATTTAAGGCCAATGCACTGGTGATTGATTTGTTGGTTGAACGCAAAGCTTTGCTCAATCATGTTCCTATTAATCACAGTTACCCACACTGTTGGCGTCACAAAACCCCCTTGATATTTAGAGCGACACCACAGTGGTTTATCAGTATGCAACAACAAGGTCTGCGTGATCGGGTGATGAAAAGTATCGACACCGTTGAATGGTTGCCAGCTTGGGGTAAAGCACGAATTGAATCGATGCTTGAAAATCGACCGGATTGGTGTATCTCACGTCAGCGCACCTGGGGGGTGCCGATTGCATTGTTTATTGATAAAGAAACCGGCGCTTTGCACCCGGACACTGAACAGTTAATCGAACAGGTTGCGCTGTTGATTGAAGAATCCGGCATTGATGCCTGGTTTGATTTGTCACCGTCAGATATTGGGGTCGATGAAAGTCGTTATGACAAAGTTACCGATACCCTGGATGTCTGGTTTGATTCCGGTGTTAGTCATGCAGCCGTTTTAGGTCAGCGTGACAGCTTACCTTTTCCTGCTGATTTGTACTTAGAAGGTTCAGACCAACATCGCGGCTGGTTTCAATCGTCTTTGTTAAGTTCAGTTGCGATGCATGCAGATGCGGGCGCGGATGCTTGTTATGGTGCGCCCTATAAAGCCGTGTTAACGCATGGTTTTACCGTTGACGCCAAGGGCATGAAGATGTCCAAATCCAAGGGTAATGTCATTGCACCGCAAAAAGTGATGAACCAGCTGGGTGCTGATGTCCTGCGT
- the ribF gene encoding bifunctional riboflavin kinase/FAD synthetase: MRLIRGLAGLSLWQHNSAVTIGNFDGIHRGHQQMLARLCNKAKQLGVPSVLISFEPLPHEFFASLNQEKKPIRVMARLMGLRQKLEYLSANTDLDAVLCLPFNQALSGLPAEQFTNDILLAGLSAKYVLLGDDFRFGHQRQGDFKLLQQLSVNADFVVESMASVEVDGARVSSSRVRSALIAGDLLQASSLLGRPYRLSGRIVKGDELGRTLGYPTANIHLRHQTALAGVFAVLVQGLDKSARLGMANIGFRPTVNGRDYRFEVHLLDFDEDIYGRYVEVDIVAKLRDEQRFDCLADLKAQLVVDERAARDYFAQQADG, from the coding sequence ATGAGGCTGATTCGTGGCTTGGCTGGGTTATCGTTGTGGCAACACAACAGTGCAGTGACTATTGGTAACTTTGATGGCATTCATCGTGGTCACCAACAGATGTTGGCGCGATTGTGCAACAAAGCTAAGCAGCTTGGTGTGCCCTCTGTTTTAATCAGCTTTGAGCCGCTACCGCATGAGTTTTTTGCTTCCTTAAACCAAGAAAAAAAGCCTATTCGGGTCATGGCTCGGCTTATGGGCTTGCGTCAAAAACTGGAATATTTATCAGCCAATACAGACCTTGATGCGGTGCTGTGTTTGCCCTTTAATCAAGCCTTGTCCGGGCTGCCAGCCGAGCAATTTACTAACGATATATTGCTTGCTGGTTTGTCAGCCAAATATGTTTTGTTGGGCGATGATTTTCGTTTTGGCCACCAACGCCAAGGTGATTTTAAATTGCTACAGCAACTGTCGGTCAACGCTGATTTTGTTGTTGAGTCAATGGCCAGTGTTGAGGTTGATGGCGCTCGTGTCAGCAGTAGTCGTGTGCGATCAGCCTTGATAGCGGGCGATTTGTTGCAGGCGAGTAGCTTATTGGGGCGACCTTACCGATTGTCTGGGCGAATAGTAAAAGGAGACGAATTAGGCCGAACCCTGGGCTACCCTACTGCTAATATTCATCTGCGTCATCAGACTGCTTTAGCAGGCGTGTTTGCAGTGCTGGTGCAGGGGCTTGATAAGAGTGCCCGTTTGGGCATGGCGAATATTGGTTTTCGTCCCACGGTGAACGGGCGAGACTACCGCTTTGAAGTACACTTGCTTGATTTTGACGAGGATATTTATGGTCGTTATGTTGAAGTTGACATTGTTGCTAAGTTGCGTGATGAGCAGCGCTTTGATTGCTTGGCCGACTTAAAAGCGCAGTTGGTTGTTGATGAGCGTGCTGCGCGAGATTATTTTGCTCAGCAAGCTGACGGGTAA
- the rpsT gene encoding 30S ribosomal protein S20 translates to MANSAQAKKRARQAEQRRIQNSAQRSAFRTAIKKIVHAIEAGEKDKAADAYKAAVPTIDRMTSKGIINKNKAARHKSRLNGHIRAMSA, encoded by the coding sequence TTGGCAAACTCTGCTCAAGCCAAAAAACGCGCACGTCAAGCCGAACAACGCCGCATTCAAAACTCTGCACAGCGTTCAGCATTTCGTACTGCCATTAAAAAAATTGTCCACGCTATTGAGGCGGGCGAGAAAGATAAAGCCGCAGATGCCTATAAAGCCGCTGTGCCCACCATTGATCGCATGACAAGCAAAGGCATCATTAACAAAAACAAGGCAGCACGCCATAAAAGCCGTCTCAACGGCCACATTCGCGCCATGTCCGCCTAA
- a CDS encoding glutamate 5-kinase, whose amino-acid sequence MGSAKQSSRQLLAQGQCWVVKIGSALITNDGQGLDSVRIDGWIAQLASLRRQGIDVVVVSSGAIAEGMQRLGWQQRPHALFELQAAAAVGQSGVSEIYTRGFQRYGLHAAQILLTHDDLSDRKRYLNARSTLKTLLDLNVVPIVNENDTVVTEEIRFGDNDNLAGMVANLIEADALLILTDQPGLCTADPRTDDDAKLIEETAIDDPALDTMVKPGAGALGRGGMVTKLRGARLAARSGAITVIADGREPDVISRVFAGEPLGTLLLPGHEPIAARKSWLAGHLQVKGTLVLDDGAVQVLRQRGSSLLAVGVSAVKGDFIRGDAVECVDSNGQQVALGLINYGADETREIKGVSSDKIEQILGYVDESELIHRDNLVLT is encoded by the coding sequence ATGGGTTCAGCTAAACAATCATCACGACAATTATTGGCGCAAGGCCAATGTTGGGTCGTCAAGATTGGCAGCGCGCTTATCACCAATGATGGCCAAGGGTTAGATAGTGTACGCATCGATGGCTGGATTGCTCAGCTAGCATCACTGCGCAGGCAAGGCATTGATGTCGTTGTTGTGTCCTCTGGAGCTATCGCTGAGGGTATGCAGCGCCTAGGTTGGCAACAGCGGCCTCATGCCTTGTTTGAGTTACAGGCCGCGGCTGCGGTTGGCCAAAGTGGTGTGTCTGAAATCTATACGCGTGGCTTTCAACGTTATGGCTTACACGCAGCGCAAATTCTCTTAACCCATGATGATTTATCGGATCGAAAACGCTATCTCAATGCGCGCTCGACACTTAAAACCTTACTTGATCTGAATGTGGTGCCAATCGTCAACGAGAACGACACGGTAGTCACGGAAGAAATCCGTTTTGGTGATAACGATAATCTGGCTGGCATGGTGGCTAATTTAATCGAAGCCGATGCCTTGTTGATTCTGACTGACCAGCCAGGTCTTTGCACGGCAGATCCACGCACGGATGATGACGCCAAGCTTATCGAAGAGACCGCCATTGATGACCCTGCGCTCGATACTATGGTGAAACCTGGTGCAGGCGCATTGGGCCGCGGTGGTATGGTGACAAAACTGCGCGGTGCTCGCCTGGCAGCACGGTCGGGTGCAATAACCGTGATTGCCGATGGCCGCGAGCCTGATGTGATTTCACGTGTGTTCGCGGGTGAGCCGCTCGGTACCTTGCTTTTGCCTGGGCATGAACCTATTGCCGCGAGGAAAAGCTGGCTTGCTGGCCATTTGCAAGTCAAAGGAACACTGGTGTTGGACGACGGTGCCGTACAAGTGTTGCGTCAGCGCGGCAGCAGTTTATTAGCCGTGGGCGTCAGCGCTGTTAAAGGTGATTTCATTCGTGGTGATGCAGTTGAATGTGTCGATAGCAACGGTCAACAAGTCGCGCTGGGGTTAATCAACTACGGAGCTGATGAAACACGTGAGATTAAGGGTGTTAGTAGCGACAAGATTGAGCAGATACTGGGCTACGTCGACGAGTCTGAATTGATTCATCGCGATAATCTGGTGTTAACTTAG
- the obgE gene encoding GTPase ObgE — protein sequence MKFVDETTIKVQAGKGGDGCLGFRREKYIPFGGPDGGDGGDGGSVYLIADVNLNTLVDFRVRRQFKATNGEQGRGQNCTGAAGNDIEIRVPVGTMVTDEGTDEIIGDMTVNGQRMLVAKGGFHGLGNTRFKSSVNRAPRQTSKGSPGDLRMLRLELKLLADVGLLGLPNAGKSTLIRAVSAARPRVADYPFTTLYPNLGVVSVHDYKSFVIADIPGIIEGAAEGAGLGIQFLKHISRTRILLHLVDIGSVESAEQAITDIRTIEHELVKYNEELGGRERWLVLTKTDLLLAEEVDERRDKIQQALCWQGPLYTVAAISKQGTRQLISDLMAVIEETNQQRDESAQLQLQSKYAPIDEQDPAQDG from the coding sequence ATGAAATTCGTTGACGAAACCACAATAAAAGTACAGGCAGGCAAGGGCGGTGATGGCTGTCTTGGTTTTCGTCGTGAAAAATACATTCCTTTTGGTGGGCCTGATGGCGGTGATGGTGGTGATGGCGGTTCGGTTTATTTGATCGCCGATGTCAATCTTAATACTCTGGTCGACTTTCGTGTGCGACGTCAATTCAAAGCGACGAATGGTGAGCAAGGTCGCGGTCAAAATTGCACCGGTGCGGCGGGCAATGATATCGAGATTCGCGTGCCTGTCGGTACCATGGTGACCGATGAAGGCACCGATGAAATTATTGGTGATATGACGGTGAACGGTCAGCGTATGTTGGTGGCCAAAGGCGGCTTTCATGGCCTTGGTAATACGCGCTTTAAAAGCAGTGTTAATCGTGCGCCACGGCAAACCAGCAAGGGGTCGCCGGGCGATTTGCGAATGTTGCGGCTGGAATTAAAACTGTTGGCCGACGTTGGCTTGCTTGGTTTGCCTAATGCGGGAAAATCGACACTCATTCGTGCTGTGTCGGCAGCACGACCACGTGTTGCCGATTATCCATTTACTACGCTTTATCCTAACTTGGGCGTTGTCTCTGTCCATGATTACAAAAGCTTCGTCATCGCTGATATCCCTGGCATTATCGAAGGTGCTGCTGAGGGTGCCGGTTTAGGCATACAATTTTTAAAGCATATTAGTCGTACCCGTATCCTCTTACATTTGGTGGATATAGGTAGCGTTGAATCTGCCGAACAAGCCATTACCGATATTCGTACGATCGAACATGAGCTGGTGAAATACAATGAAGAGCTGGGCGGCCGTGAGCGCTGGTTAGTATTGACGAAAACGGATTTGCTGTTGGCTGAGGAAGTGGATGAAAGGCGCGATAAAATTCAACAAGCACTATGCTGGCAAGGTCCTCTATATACCGTTGCGGCCATTAGTAAACAAGGCACGCGCCAGCTAATATCTGATTTGATGGCAGTGATTGAGGAGACCAATCAGCAGCGCGATGAATCAGCTCAATTGCAATTGCAATCAAAATATGCGCCTATTGACGAGCAAGACCCCGCGCAAGATGGATAA
- the rpmA gene encoding 50S ribosomal protein L27, translating into MAHKKAGGSTRNGRDSESKRLGVKRYGGEVINAGSIILRQRGTRVHAGENVGLGRDHTLFAKVDGRVAFARKGSKLRQFVSVVAE; encoded by the coding sequence ATGGCTCATAAAAAAGCAGGTGGTAGTACGCGTAATGGCCGCGATTCCGAGTCGAAACGGCTTGGCGTTAAGCGTTATGGTGGTGAAGTGATCAACGCGGGCAGCATTATTCTGCGCCAGCGTGGTACGCGTGTTCATGCGGGTGAAAATGTTGGCTTAGGTCGTGATCACACCTTGTTTGCTAAGGTTGATGGCCGTGTCGCTTTCGCCAGAAAAGGCTCAAAACTACGTCAATTTGTTAGTGTGGTTGCTGAGTAG
- the rplU gene encoding 50S ribosomal protein L21: protein MDAVSYAVIKTGGKQYRVAKGDVVEVEKIVANEGDSVELSDVLMVVDGDSVTIGAPFIDGAKVTAKVCAHGRGAKIRIIKFRRRKHYRRQAGHRQHFTQLEVTGISA from the coding sequence ATCGATGCTGTGTCATACGCGGTGATCAAAACGGGCGGTAAACAATACCGTGTCGCAAAAGGCGACGTCGTTGAAGTAGAAAAGATTGTAGCGAACGAAGGCGATAGCGTCGAGCTCAGCGATGTATTAATGGTTGTTGATGGCGATAGCGTGACCATCGGCGCGCCGTTTATCGACGGTGCTAAGGTAACTGCCAAAGTGTGCGCTCATGGCCGTGGCGCCAAGATTCGTATTATCAAGTTTCGTCGGCGCAAGCACTATCGTCGACAGGCTGGACATCGTCAGCATTTTACTCAATTAGAAGTCACTGGCATTAGCGCCTAG
- the ispB gene encoding octaprenyl diphosphate synthase: MALDKVSALIAEDMQAVDELIGQRLSSDVVLINQLGSYIVNSGGKRLRPQLVLLSAGALGYQGKKHQLIAAIIEFIHTATLLHDDVVDTSTMRRGQETANALWGNEASVLVGDFLYSRAFEMMVEAGNMRIMEILAHATNTIAEGEVLQLLNCHDPDTTEERYLEVIRSKTAKLFQAATQVGAVLTESDTQTEQAMADYGMHLGTAFQLIDDVLDYSASSKELGKNIGDDLAEGKPTLPLIYAMNNGSKDQADIIRDAIEENGRDKLPAIIAAIESTGAITYTADCAAKEADKASQALANVADTPYRQALLALAEFSVKRSF; the protein is encoded by the coding sequence ATGGCACTCGACAAGGTAAGCGCCCTGATAGCAGAGGATATGCAGGCTGTAGACGAGCTTATTGGTCAACGTTTAAGCTCAGATGTGGTGCTGATCAACCAGCTTGGCAGCTATATCGTCAACAGCGGTGGCAAACGATTACGCCCACAATTAGTACTGCTGTCCGCAGGGGCTCTCGGCTATCAGGGTAAAAAACACCAGCTTATTGCGGCGATTATCGAGTTTATCCATACCGCTACTTTGCTCCATGATGATGTTGTTGATACTTCGACAATGCGCCGCGGCCAAGAAACAGCTAATGCTTTGTGGGGTAATGAGGCAAGTGTGCTGGTCGGCGACTTTCTCTATTCACGCGCCTTTGAAATGATGGTCGAGGCTGGCAATATGCGAATTATGGAAATTCTTGCTCACGCCACTAACACCATTGCTGAAGGTGAAGTATTGCAACTACTGAACTGTCACGACCCTGATACCACTGAAGAACGCTATTTAGAAGTGATTCGCTCAAAAACTGCAAAATTATTTCAGGCTGCAACCCAGGTCGGCGCCGTACTCACTGAATCAGACACCCAAACCGAGCAAGCCATGGCCGATTATGGCATGCACCTAGGCACCGCCTTTCAACTCATTGACGACGTACTAGACTACAGCGCCAGCTCAAAAGAATTAGGCAAAAATATCGGTGATGACCTGGCTGAAGGCAAGCCCACCCTGCCATTGATCTATGCCATGAACAATGGCAGCAAAGACCAGGCAGACATCATTCGTGATGCAATAGAAGAAAATGGCCGCGACAAACTACCCGCTATTATCGCCGCGATTGAATCGACCGGTGCCATCACCTACACTGCCGACTGCGCAGCCAAGGAGGCTGATAAGGCCAGCCAAGCATTAGCCAATGTCGCCGACACACCCTACCGGCAAGCCTTATTAGCTTTAGCTGAATTCTCAGTGAAAAGATCGTTTTAG
- a CDS encoding ATPase: MSTKANYWPNTNTPPSYSGSDRRQAGAASHQDDTSNTWRPLQLFNFYRLLISSSLCVLLLTENYHDLFGNINSTPIAVISICYLIFSLFYLWTVSTQTPYFNTQISLHVITDIIAITLLGHFGGSFGGDIMVLIAVSVAGGSVLSTGRNALFFAALASFAVLIDTFYSHTISYAHAGTLGITFFATAILATYLAQRIRSSENLAQQRGGDLLTMEQLTRYVIQRMQTGVLVLGSNNQPQLMNQATKELLSVDEKSTAQCFDIHPDLKRELLRWQQDGQYQPSSIQVQQGSRELMPRFAHLGRKGENAGTLIFLEDNTALAQQAQQLKLASLGRLTASIAHEIRNPLGAISHAGQLLAESADIHKNDQRLTEIISQQSKRLDRIVDNVMQLSQRKAIHAETIDLVAWLEQFKAEFCQSMSLNEHNIQLTSASTPCQARGKPGENMGNTSYTANFDPSHLHQVVWNLCANALRHGQPDPDNVKIGLNLGHDDKSYLPILDVTDQGPGIAQAMLDKIFEPFFTTNNSGTGLGLYIARELCANNQSHLHYIQSVPDAQGTQSKETGACFRLHFTDTRHQHQAA; this comes from the coding sequence ATGAGCACAAAAGCCAACTATTGGCCAAACACCAACACGCCACCAAGCTATAGCGGCTCCGACCGGCGTCAAGCTGGGGCAGCAAGCCATCAAGATGACACCAGCAATACTTGGCGTCCGCTGCAACTGTTCAATTTTTACCGCTTACTCATCAGCAGCAGCCTGTGTGTGCTATTGCTCACTGAGAATTATCACGATTTATTCGGCAACATCAATTCAACACCAATTGCTGTAATAAGTATTTGTTATCTCATTTTTAGCCTATTTTATTTATGGACAGTTTCAACACAAACACCCTATTTCAATACGCAAATTAGTCTGCATGTTATTACTGACATTATTGCCATCACTCTGCTAGGCCACTTTGGCGGCAGTTTTGGTGGCGATATTATGGTGCTCATCGCAGTTTCTGTGGCCGGTGGTAGCGTACTTAGCACTGGCCGTAACGCGCTATTTTTTGCCGCCTTAGCCAGCTTTGCTGTGCTCATAGACACCTTTTATTCTCATACCATCAGTTATGCCCATGCTGGAACCTTGGGCATTACTTTCTTCGCTACAGCCATACTGGCTACTTATCTTGCGCAACGTATTCGTAGCAGTGAAAATTTAGCGCAGCAACGTGGCGGCGACCTGCTAACCATGGAGCAATTAACGCGTTATGTTATTCAACGTATGCAAACTGGTGTACTCGTACTCGGCAGCAACAACCAACCACAATTGATGAATCAAGCAACGAAAGAATTATTATCCGTAGACGAAAAAAGTACGGCACAATGCTTTGACATACATCCTGACTTGAAAAGAGAGCTACTACGCTGGCAACAAGACGGGCAATACCAACCAAGCTCCATACAAGTTCAACAAGGTTCTCGCGAATTGATGCCGCGTTTTGCTCATCTCGGAAGAAAAGGAGAAAATGCTGGCACGCTCATATTTCTCGAAGATAACACTGCGCTTGCACAACAAGCACAGCAACTAAAGCTGGCCTCCCTGGGGCGGCTTACCGCTAGCATTGCCCATGAAATTCGTAACCCCTTAGGTGCTATTAGTCACGCTGGTCAGCTATTAGCCGAATCCGCAGACATTCATAAAAACGACCAACGTTTAACCGAGATTATTAGCCAACAATCCAAACGGCTGGACAGGATCGTCGATAACGTCATGCAACTGAGCCAACGCAAAGCAATACATGCCGAGACTATTGATCTCGTCGCGTGGCTTGAACAATTCAAAGCTGAATTTTGCCAAAGTATGAGCCTCAATGAACATAACATTCAACTCACTAGCGCCAGCACCCCGTGTCAAGCACGGGGCAAGCCCGGCGAAAACATGGGGAACACCTCGTATACTGCTAATTTCGACCCTAGCCATCTGCACCAGGTAGTCTGGAATCTTTGCGCCAACGCACTGCGCCACGGCCAACCCGATCCTGACAATGTCAAAATAGGCTTAAACCTAGGCCATGATGACAAAAGCTATTTACCTATACTGGATGTCACCGACCAGGGCCCGGGTATCGCCCAGGCTATGCTCGATAAAATTTTCGAACCATTCTTTACCACCAACAATTCAGGTACCGGGCTTGGGCTCTATATCGCACGCGAGCTATGCGCCAACAACCAGTCACATCTACATTACATACAAAGCGTTCCTGATGCACAAGGGACGCAAAGCAAAGAGACTGGCGCCTGTTTTCGACTTCACTTTACCGACACGCGGCACCAACATCAGGCTGCTTAA
- a CDS encoding sigma-54-dependent Fis family transcriptional regulator → MNQASTSKAHIALIVDDEPDIRELLEITLARMGINTQAAANIAEGKALLAEQSFDVCLTDMNLPDGDGIELVKHIQQHYAKTPVAMITAHGNMETAINALKAGAYDFVAKPIDLNNLRDLVDTALRLSKPKPSPATKQLQLLGNSAVMQSTRNTIVKLARSQAPVYISGESGTGKELAARMIHDHGARSDKPFVAVNCGAIPSELMESEFFGHKKGSFTGAHNDNPGLFQSAQGGTLFLDEVADLPLAMQVKLLRAIQEKSVRPVGANEEIAVNVRILSATHKNLATLVTNNQFRQDLFYRINVIELTMPSLRDRRTDIADLATYLLEQLATTHEVPKPELKDDAIAVLQHYDFPGNVRELENILERAMTLCEDNSINAHDLNLPQTSIDGTEATLDTQLDCTEKTSILKALEQTGHNKTQAAKVLGISFNALRYRLRKLGIE, encoded by the coding sequence ATGAATCAGGCCAGCACATCCAAAGCACACATAGCACTTATTGTCGACGACGAACCCGATATTCGCGAACTGCTGGAGATTACGCTAGCACGCATGGGTATCAACACCCAGGCCGCGGCTAATATTGCTGAAGGTAAAGCGCTGCTTGCCGAACAAAGCTTTGATGTCTGCCTCACCGATATGAATTTACCCGACGGCGATGGCATCGAACTGGTCAAGCATATCCAACAACATTACGCCAAAACCCCTGTCGCCATGATTACCGCACACGGCAATATGGAAACAGCAATTAACGCCCTTAAAGCTGGTGCCTATGATTTTGTAGCAAAACCCATCGACCTCAATAATTTACGTGACCTAGTCGATACCGCGCTGCGTTTGAGTAAACCAAAGCCTTCACCAGCAACAAAACAATTACAGTTGCTGGGCAACTCAGCCGTCATGCAATCAACGCGCAACACGATAGTTAAACTTGCCCGTAGCCAGGCGCCTGTTTACATCAGCGGCGAATCCGGCACCGGTAAAGAACTGGCCGCGCGCATGATTCACGATCATGGCGCGCGCAGCGACAAACCCTTTGTTGCCGTTAACTGTGGTGCCATACCCAGCGAACTCATGGAAAGCGAATTTTTTGGTCATAAAAAAGGCAGCTTTACCGGTGCCCATAACGATAACCCCGGCCTGTTTCAAAGTGCCCAGGGTGGCACCTTGTTTCTTGATGAAGTCGCCGACCTGCCACTGGCTATGCAAGTCAAACTATTACGCGCCATTCAGGAAAAATCGGTACGTCCCGTCGGCGCTAATGAGGAAATCGCCGTCAACGTTAGAATACTCAGCGCAACGCATAAAAATCTGGCCACTCTGGTAACAAACAACCAATTCAGACAAGACTTATTTTATCGCATTAACGTCATTGAACTGACCATGCCCAGCCTGCGTGATCGCCGCACAGACATTGCCGACCTCGCCACTTATTTACTTGAACAACTGGCAACAACACATGAAGTGCCCAAACCTGAGCTTAAAGATGACGCCATAGCCGTCCTGCAACACTACGACTTTCCTGGCAATGTGCGTGAACTGGAGAATATTCTTGAACGTGCGATGACCCTGTGTGAAGACAACAGCATTAATGCCCATGACCTTAACCTGCCACAGACAAGTATAGATGGCACAGAAGCGACCCTGGACACACAACTCGATTGCACCGAAAAAACCAGTATTCTCAAGGCACTAGAACAAACCGGACACAATAAAACCCAGGCGGCAAAAGTGCTCGGCATTTCATTCAACGCCCTACGCTATAGACTGAGAAAACTGGGCATAGAGTAA
- a CDS encoding type II toxin-antitoxin system VapC family toxin: MLVIDTHVLVWFVNGSDELSTTAKKAIDAIMTKGGEIIISSISAWEIAMLIEKKRLVLSMDIENWLEQVEQIEGFRFMPVDNEISYKSTMLPGEFHKDPADRMIVATARKLAVALVTADEQIRDYQHVKTIW, translated from the coding sequence ATGCTTGTGATTGATACACATGTATTGGTTTGGTTTGTTAATGGCTCGGACGAATTATCAACGACTGCTAAGAAGGCTATTGACGCGATAATGACCAAGGGCGGCGAGATTATTATATCCTCTATATCGGCTTGGGAAATCGCAATGTTGATCGAGAAAAAACGCCTGGTTTTGAGTATGGATATTGAAAACTGGCTGGAACAGGTAGAACAAATTGAAGGTTTTCGGTTTATGCCGGTAGATAATGAGATTAGCTATAAATCAACGATGTTGCCGGGAGAGTTTCATAAAGACCCGGCGGATAGAATGATCGTGGCGACCGCTAGAAAACTTGCCGTTGCTTTGGTCACGGCTGATGAACAAATCAGGGATTATCAACACGTTAAAACTATTTGGTAA
- a CDS encoding type II toxin-antitoxin system Phd/YefM family antitoxin: protein MEMSKSEFKAHALEVFRGIEQNGETIIITDRGTPKLEIRKISRQQVSPIQLLKGSVIKYDLATAPVAVNDWDNA from the coding sequence ATGGAAATGTCAAAATCTGAATTTAAGGCTCATGCGTTGGAAGTATTTAGAGGCATTGAACAGAATGGTGAAACCATCATTATTACTGATCGTGGTACGCCTAAGTTAGAAATCAGGAAAATCAGCAGGCAGCAAGTTAGCCCAATACAGTTATTAAAAGGCAGTGTCATTAAATATGATTTGGCAACCGCTCCTGTGGCTGTTAATGATTGGGATAACGCATGA